The window TCTTCTCTGGGATAAGCAATTTTCCTCGGAatatatggcacattttatgatatttcttcaacatttttcagCTTCCATAGATAATGAAAGAAATTGGCGTCCACGAAAGTTGATAGACAGCAAAAGCAATAAGGTGTTTTAACTTTTAATTACCTTTTCTGCTGCATCTCGTAACTTTTTTGCTGCCATTGAAGGAAGAAATGAATATGGCAGTAAAACAGAGCTGCGATTATTCCGATCCTTGCACTCCATGAACCTGAATGAgtatcatgattaatacctacACGAAAGCTATCAAGATTCAAGAACTTGTCAAGTATTGAAGGAAACACGGGTTGATGCCAAACAAAATTTTTCCATTATGGGTTGAAAATTTGAGCTTTtatagctgatttcagttgttgCCAATTTAATTAGCCAAAGGAAAATAATTATGAATACTCGTAAAGCCAAATAACAGGAAAAGAAGCACACAGATAGATGAAACTATAAATAGCATACTTGCCATGATAGAGGATTTGCGGACCGATTTACAagcaaaagatttgaatacaaactTTTGTCTCTGAGATCAGTTCGGCTGACTCCTTGTACGTGTGATATCCCTCTAGAACCCAATTTCATGCTTGTTGTAAGGACATGATGCCAAGATTTTGAATTATCCAAAATCACAGGTACTGTAACGGATATGAGATCCAAATCATACAAAGAGTCCATAGCAGATGTGTTAGCATCCCACCTAgcaaacaaaaacaaatcatTTAAAACAACCAGTGCTACAAACCAATGCCAAGTCCTTGAATTCTTGCTATCTCGGCTAAAAAATTTAGTCGATTTCTTTTCCCGTATTATTTAAAAGCCCAAACAAAAATCATCTGACTttcaaatcaaataacaagAATTTTGCATGTGTTCGATTCAGAGAGTGGAAAATATAAAAATGCATCCAATTAAGAACTTGTCAGTCCCAATGATATTTGAAGCAACAATACTCAAACAAAATCTGATCAAAATACTTGAGAACAATTTCAACACACAATCTACACGTCAGAACTGTGGTATATACAATATAGTATCTGTAGCAGAATAGGAAAAAAACTAACTTGTCCTCTGCAATCATATCTCCAGACTGGTGAAGAATCCCTTTCTTGTTGTGTATTGGATTTATACAAATCCTAGAAGGCAATACAAAAGTCCTGCAACCAGGAGCAGAAATGTGCAAAGATAAAtaattctgataaaacttaaagcAAGTACAGAAATTAATATTGTAATAGGAATATCAGTTTGCAATAAGTTGTATAAAATCTAACTCTCACACACGTGATAGCCGAATGTCTGAGATATGAATCTTAAAAAACCATGACCTTAGCCCAAGACATTTCATTTTGTCTAAAATGGAAATGGGAGAGATGAGCTCaaactattttttctggttatCGGAGCACAAAGTAGCGGCCAATTGTGGATAATGGATTAAACTCAAAAATCACAAATACCACGACATTAGAACTATAACATGGATTTCTAACATCCACCTAAATAACTATAATTTAATTACCGTTCACAGCCTCCTCCCATTCAATCCCAGATCAAAATTCAGATCTTCATATTGCCAGATTGCcggaaaaaaatcatttttaaatgcaCTAACAAATAGAACTTCCAAGAATTAGCAAATCCCCCAAGTTTCACAGCATACCACGATAGAGTTTCAAGCGCTATTACCTGTTACTTCCACAAAACAATCAGAAAATTTATAATCTGCTACAATACCCACCATTCCAAATAAAAAAAAGGTTCTTTTTGACGCCACATATCCACAGAAGATTAATGAAGGTGTGGATATTATATTACATACCTTTTCAGAAACAAGGCTTCTTCCATTGCACACCTCAGACTGGATTCCTGATGACCCAAACCCGCACAAGTGTCGCAGTGTTTTCCAGGGCAATCGATTCTGCTTCCCCAGTACAAATATTTATCGTGCATATTGTGACGATCATCGGGGTTATTTACAATGTTCTGCGAGCTTCTAGAAGAGGAAAAGGAGAACCCATTAGTGGAGACTAGAGATGAAGCAAGGTACAACAACGCAATGCATGTGATTGAAGCTGTGAATATGAGGATTGGAGATCTGGGCTTTGTTGATTTTGCTTTCTGATGGGTTTTTTGGATCGCCATGGGAGGAGTTGGGGTTTTTTAGCATTTTCAATTTGTTGGGGAAGGCTCGTCAAGGAAATagatttcttttttattttaatttgtatATGCTTTTCATAATACTTTTATATTAACTAACTTTTACGTGAGTATATTCGAGCTCGActcaatttaaattttataaattacaaATCGATTAAATATTCAATTTTAAGTTCGAGTTCGACTCTTGAAAATTTTGAGTTACTCTAGTTCGTGATTAAAAAACTCGGAAATATTTATAGCataattttaaagttaaaattttgtatttatGTTAACAAAATCCCCTTATTTTATATATCTTAGATATTATATAGTTGTTACTCGAGTAAAAACTATTAAAACGAGCTCGGACAAATGATAAACTCGAGTCGAGTTTTAACTAATTCGGTGTTGAGATATTAATGAGTAATTTGACCCGCTTATATCATtattggcaaaaatttgtgtgagacggtctcacgggtcctatttgtgagacggatcttttatttgggttacccatgaaaaagtattacttttcatgctactgagattactttttattgtgaatatgagtggggttgacccgtctcacgaattATGAGTGAggcggtctcacatgagactcactcatcatTATTTGCACATAAACACCATGTATTTGGAATCCGCAAATCTGGTATATATGTCGGTCATAAAAAAATagagaaaataataattttggtaTTTTACATTTGTATTTTTGTGATTTTGATAATTCtattgtcaaatttcaattttaatatttctaCCATTTTAAACATGGATGTAGTAGTACATCAAAGCCACAGcagaaaaaaaattacaaaaaattaaagataaCGAGTTACATGACATCATATAAGACAAAAATTAGGAAAATTCTCAATTTAATCTCTCGTTTTTATGTCACAATCCCGATTTCGTCTCTTATTTTTCAATTGACTCGATTGAATTTAATGAAGAACCTTCACGACTTGAAGGCAGGGAAGCATGCTGAAGTCCCGATATATGAACAAGATATATGAACAAGAGTAGAGGCTGAGTGGTGAACCATGTTTTTAAAACCAGATCAATTCCTTCAAGAATGGGGTAGACGAGATCTTACCAATGTGGTACTACCCTCATTTCATTTCAACGGGTAAAATCTTGCCgcacatacaatttcaaaaaaaaaattggatcatATATATGCATTGGCAAATCTTGACCATACATCCTATCATAGGGGCAATGCTCACATGaataggatgaaataaacccaAGAACGGGTTCATACTAAGTCTAATAACATTTTTAATGTCAAACCTATCTGACATGTTCATCTCTTTAAAAACaaattataatatgattattttcttatttttttaaaaaaaattacaattatttatattttgaattcttttattataaatattttttaataatattagatattattttgatttatttttttctaaaaaatagagaatatattatatttgattatataGATATTATCTAGattttaaactttgataaatatatctttttattgtaatttatatatacatttaaaatatttagaatttaaaatatattattgtttttcaCGAAAAATTGCGgggcgtgccaggcacgtgATCATGTCAAATGTGAAATGATCATACTTCTTTATTAAGTGGTGTGTGTCCTGATTCGACCGTTAGTTATAATTCACTTGGTATGGCTTCAAATCGAAAAAGTATAAACTTAGGAATATGATGAAATTATAGATAAAATCCATGAATAACTAACGGTCGAATCAGGACACGCACCACTTCAAATAAgtttattgcacccaacatacTTAATCTAGTATTTAAACTTAACTTCGCACACTTGCGGTAGCAAATCGTGCAACAATTTcgaatatataatatttgttgGGGAAAAAATAATGgcttaataaataaaaaatatatattggcTTTATATGCATGACATAAAGCAATTATTTTAGGTGGTATCAATATAGGTATAAATGAACTGATTACGAGCTTTTCAAAAAAGttccataaatatttgattttttatttgagATTATAGAATTGGAGTTAAACTCatttatttttgagaaataaatcGAGTATTCGAAGCTTTCgagtcaaattttttaaattatttaagtttGAAATCAAACTCGAGTTCGAATATATTGATTCgaactttaaaattttatttatatttgacTTGATTTGGTTCGTTTATACCCTTAGTAACATTTCAAAATTTCTGTCATCAATAGTTTAATTGGTTAGTTGtacttatattaaaaaaatatcaagagTCCACATAATAGGTTAAACCTAAATTTAAACTAATACAATCAAATTGAATgtgaagaaaattttaaatatcatattCGAATATTCGAGATCAAGTTCGATTTGAAGCTCagataatttaaattttcaaatttggaTTTAATTAGAGTCCGAGTTTGAAATCAATTTGATATCTTCGAATGTGCTAACGAGCTATTCAaactattttataaataattgcAAGAGtcgaaatatttttattaaatatataattatattatattaataaaatattaaagataaATTGTCTTTAAATCCTCAAACCCAAAATTGGGATTTGCTCAGTCCCTATAAAAAAATGTGTTTTCATTCTGTAATccgcaaaaaaaaatttatacacTCTGAGTTTACATTTCttttttatgatgaaaatcgttaaaaaaaaattaaatttaaaaaatggtattaatatatgatatttaagCATCAAATGTTTCATATCGGGTATTTATATTTGATTTAGAGTCCCCACCCAAACATGTATTGCAAGTATTGAGGTTAATGAAGTCTTTTTTAGATTAAATTCGatacaaaatattgaaaatgtggtactaatatatgatatttgaatatCAAATCTTTcatatatgatactaatatatgatatttgaatatCAAATCTTTcatatatgatactaatatatgatatttgaatacTCAAACAAATGTAGCAATTGTTGATGTTTAATAAAGTTGTTTCAAttttatattcaaaatattatattttgtattATATCTAAAATAGTAAATGTTCAAATATCAAATATTCATGTTATAATTTCAATGGTTTGTAACTACTTTCACACGTGAAAATATGTGGACTCATACTGTGTAAATTTTTTTGTGTGAACCAAGAAGTGTATAAACATTTTTTCTCTGACAAAGACTAAACATAAACTCATGttatgatttaaagattttaaaacaAGTAACCCAAATATCATTGCTCTGAACAGTTTGcaaattgtaaaaaataataattttgacttTAATTCGactaaattttttaaacatattTAAACCGGAAGCGAATTTTAACAATGTCGTGTGGTGAGCCACACTAGTTTTATATTAAAACTTAATAGCTCTTTGTGTGCGGTGTAGAATAAAGTCTAGTTGTTGCTGGTTAGCTGAGTCATCATGATTTACTTCCTCTCATATTTCTATCGGACCGAAGATTGAGAAGTGCTTAAGATGAGCGATTTCATCTTTTGAGCAATGTTACAACTTAATAAACTACGAGACAATATTGGCGCGAAGCACGACCCGACAATTGACTGAATGCATGTCGGCTACATCCTGACCCGCCCGCCTACGTACGCTACTTTGTCCCCTCTTTAATTCTGGAGATTGGGGATCTAAAGAATCCACTCAGTATTCcagtatatattataaaattaaattttttttatgatacaaaacttttatttttacaatttttaataaataatttaattaaaaaaacacaTATGAGATTGTTTTAttgtcaattttatgagatatcTTTCCAATCTAATTTGATTCagaaaaaatatgattttcctgtaaaaatattacttttcaatGCATGTACAGATCATGTCGTCCAATTTCACATGAGATATAATGTAatcaaaatttttattatatgcaAAACATGTTACTGCCTTGTCCCAGTTATatagatatttatttatttttcacattTATTAATAAATTCCTTAGAAATATTAATTAACAAACAAATTTTGAGTCTTATTCATATTTAAAGAGTGTTTATATAAATTAGTTTTTATATTCAATCGTTATTGGATTACAAGATCTAAAATTAACTATGGATATATTAGCCAAAAAAATAGAAGGAATTTGTTAAATAGAGATATATATTTGGgaacaaaaaaaaagaaatatgaCATATTCTTTCCATTTCAAATATAAAAGGtaaaaaattttgtgagacaatttcacgggtcgtattttgtgagacggatatcttatttgggttatccatgaaaaattattacttttttataGTATGCGTatttgttaattgtcccacatcggttggataaataaccttggagttgtatatatgggcttggacaatcctccccccttgagctagcttttggggttgagttaggtctaagtttcaatcttaacatgatatcagagcccgggttccaccgttatgtgttggactgcctataattaggccacccattctgcccataattgggtcatttgtaaactccacgctccagatatTCATTCCTaggcgtgagaggggtgtgttaattgtcccacatcggtaggATAAATAACCTGGGAATTGCATATATTTGTTTGGACAATCCttccccttgagctagcttttgaagttgagttaggtccaagtttcaACACGGCACACAACACAGCAGCAGAAATTAATTATCGACACACAAATATAACTTTAATGAATTGACACTcagatttaaattatgcacaagtacgaatacttgtgcgatgccatatgacaaaaatttcactagaaaaatatgtaaattgtttacaccaaaaacaatactagtaaaaatatcaaaactaaattCATTGACACTCCAAAGAATTAACATGCATCAAACACTCAAAGTAAATACTAGATGTATGAAACAAAAAACTTGTTGCTTAAAACCAAACGAAACCACTCTTCGTCCAACACTCTGCGTCAGTATTGTTCTTcgagtgttggcaacaccaatcGGTCTGTGACTCAAACACAGAAAGTCTTCACACGAATCTTTAATACTCTGAACTCTGTGTGTTTGAAAAAATCCAGCAGCACTCCTGCGCTATAAGGTGATCTCCCGATCACACCAAAACGTCTCATCAAAATAGTTTCGGCTCTTGtatttttcttctatgtatgcgCTCCTCTGCCGACCTCACGAAATAGTCACACCAAAAGGCTCACATGAAAAACTCCTACAAAAGTGATCACCGATCACATAAAACTTGTAGAGCAAATATATGTTGGACTCTTGTGATCATTTCCTTTCTATAAAAAGCTCTCTTGTCCGACTCTCTCTCTAAAAGCCCTCTCCCACCAACTCTCTGAAAAGTCTCTGAAAGTACGAAAATCTTTTCTCTCTTTACACCCCACTTGTATGGTTGTGAAGCTCACTTATTTATATCTCATTCTTGACCTAGAAAAAAAGTCCTATAAAATATGGAAACAATATTTTCATTAGTTATAAAACACTTTCAAACAAAGATAAATTATCTTggagataaaaatcatattaaaaacaaatcctataataTCTATAGATAAATCAATCAAGATCTTATCATCTAGAAATAAATCAagcaaaatattataatttataaataaatcaaataaaatcttttaatttagaaaggtaaaatcttaaattgatatgatcaatttaacaaaataataaaggaataaaatattcttttcagacaaaataaaattatgctTGAACAGTTAAATATAAAGAAAATTTAGGTTGAATCGGATAAGCAGATTTGAAATTTATGGATTTCAATTATACTGTTAATAATAAAACAatttataaaatcataaattcatacTTTATGTATTTATACAATTATAAAATAAAGCAGAATGAATTTCATATACCTTCATTATTGAGTGAAGAAATCAATTATAACTAAcatgaaatattatataaataattaaagtgagTATTTAAAGTTTATGATATGCATTCTTTAAGATATAAGAATATATTTGAAATccatgaatttgaaattcatccatCTAAACACAACCTTGTTTTTTACACTTGCggacataaatttgaaataattgatgcttttttatttaaaatttgttttccaCGATAACTTTTATGGATTGTGTTTGAATTTGCCGCAATAATAATATGATTAGCCAACAAATCACATCAAATTTCGATTAAATTCTGCGAAGTACTACGTATGATCCGTGAAAAACACGAACATAATTAAAGTAAAGCACTTGGATTAATGTCAATTAAAGACATAATCCATTTGTGTTCTTTGATTAAGACAGTTGTAATTACTTTGATTCCCACTTAAAGATcacctttattttcaaaaatattctaTTTTAATTTGTATAgatgattattattttattattattattattattattattattattattattattattataagttAAATTTGTTTGGATTGCTAGAAAATAATTTTGAACGAGTTGTTTTATTCATACATGATGATACCAAAAATTCCACGTAACATGAGTTCGGTCTAGTGAGCTAAATACATTCATGTTTCTTGTAGTTTTAATATGATCTAAGTAGAGATGTCTACGTCAAGAGGTGACCGACCTTAATAAGTCCGGGCTAACAATGGCTGAGCTAAGTCTCATGCGAATGAATAAAAGTTAGAAGATACCAAAAGTGTTTCTGGTGTAACTCATCTGACGATTGAGTCAGTCCAAATAGCATACTTAAGAGTGTGAATATAATAATGATCGTGTAAATAATGAGTAAATGAATCAAACTTAAAAGAAtaccttatgtttgtaatgTCAAAACTAGGTAACTTGTATGGTAAGAACTCTAATATGGAAAAGTTTCTAGTAGGATAAGTTACCCTGAATATTAGATTGTATTGATCTTTCATGATCTCCTAAATTTAGATAGCATATCACTGTCTTTTAAGATtgtgagtgagtctcatgtgagaccgtctcacgggtcataattcgtgagacgggtcaaccctacccatattcacaataaaaagtaatactcttagcataaaaagtaatactttttcatgggtgaaccaaacaagagatccgtctcacaaatacgacccgtgaaaccttctcacacaagtttttgcctaagatTGTTTCCTTGTCACATAACATGTGTTCAAGAGTTTTATATAAATAGGATTTTATCCATATTCGTTCAGATATCTATGCGGGTCAGAGAGCTCTTAATCTAGATGCTCGGTAACAACATACTCGGCTATTGAATAACAATGTAGTCAGATGTCTAGACTTTACTTGACAGAAATATTCCCAAACACAGAGAAAATGAGCCGAAGAACCATGTGTTGGTTATTGGACATTCTACCTTAGTCCTAATTGTATTATAATGGACCAGTCACTTTGATTAAAGGGCTACAACACTCCGAGTCAGGTCGGATTTAGGGGCGTATCGATAtcaaataacataatataaggTTATCTTCAACCCAAAACTCTATTTTAAAACAAatctattttaaaatagtaCACTTCATATACCAAATATAATATTCATCTCCAACTCATCTACTTTAAATATTATTCTAAAAAGAATATTctcgaaatatttttttatttgatttatttaaattttttcttaTTAGTTATTAAAtgtgtatttttaaatttagttatataattataattacattttatatttataaaattaatattatattattaataattgtgataatattattaaaatgattaatttaattattttaaatatattattgaaaTCTATATTATACGAATTGAAATAGATATAGTTAAAATTGATGAAGGAAAattaatacatgatattatattaaataacatATTACAAATACAACTTCAAATATCTGAATGATCATATTCATACCctaaattatcaattaaagtATTTGTAATGCATCCACAATCGttttttgattaatttaaatagtgaTAAGAATGCAGGTGGAACTCCATCTCAACGACCGCTTGGAGTGCGAAATCCAAactaaagaaaaaaaagaagaaaatgttTCAAAATTAATTACTATGATGAAGGAAGGACATCGCGAGCTTATCAATGTATTGCAAAAGAGATCTATCGATATGCAacaaaattatgttattaaGCTGTTAGCATTGCAAAATAAGCAAAAAAAAACTAGAAATTCATCAACAACAAATAGAATTGGCTAAAATTCAGAAGGAGAATAAATTTTGTACGTGGATCTAAGCACAATTGGCGATCCAGAATGCGTCAAATTGTTCAAAACGAACGAGCAAGAATTATGGAAAAAAGAGATTAAGAATGTCGTCAACATGAGAGCAGCGTATTTGGAAATATTTTGGAATTTTGGAGGATCTGGACCCAGATCTAAATTTTCAAATTAGTgatgatttagtttgtttatcTATTACTATATTTGCATTTAAATTATCTGAATTCGAAttcgtatttttattttaattgtgtGGTTGAATGTTTATATATTATTCCATAAATTTGTGTGTTAGatgtttaattaaaaaattatttaaaatatatttataaatttttataattaattattttaatttttatgattaaatatctaattattaaaataatataataaatattatactattatttaaatatatctaattatttttaaaataatataataatatcatattattatttaaataatatttataatctttaatataaatatttataataaataaaaacaaaaaaaaattaaacaaataaagAAGACCTCTGAACCAAATTTGGTGCGGACGAAACGGGGAATCGTTGGAGATGTCTTAATAGATAGATACatttgaaatatctattttaagagtaggtctcatgtgagaccgtctcacggatcttaatacgtgagacgggtcaaccatacctatattcacaataaaaagtaatacttttagcataaaaaataatactttttcatggataacccaaataagagatccgtctcacaaatatgacccgtgagaccgtctcacacaagtttttgccgtaTTTTAAACGAAAATCTATTTTGATGATACTCTATATGTACAATTATTACTAATACATCGACGCACGTGTTGCGtgcttgtataatattttttacaattcatttgatttatatttaaatgaggattaaaatattattataagaaataaCGAGGGACTacactgtaattttgatatataaataaaataataaaaaaatgatcTCAATAGGAATTGCACCTATAAACCTAAATtccaaaaaacaaaaattctatTTGTTGAACTACatataatttacatttaaattttacattttattaatacatataattattaaaacagaccATGATACTAAAGTCACTTACTCTAAGTGtttcaaatttaataaaatagtaaagAATAGTATAGATATGTACAATTATTCATGACAAATAAtgtgatttttttaatattattaatgtAATTACTCATCGATACCGAAACCGTGAAAAAACAAAACTTTACCTAAAAACTGGTTCTGAAATTATGGAAATTATTGTATGTTGTGTCTCCACTATCAACTttgttaattaaaataataataattatatcatTAAAATCTAATAATATAGGCGGGGAGGAGGCTCTTTAAGTTTCGATATGTTTGACTTCTGTAATCTTTTATATTtcttgagtaggtctcatgtgagaccgtctcacggatatcaatctgtgagacgggtcaaccctactcatattcaccacaaaaagtagtactcttagcataaaaagcaatactatttcatggattacccaaataaagatccgtctcacaaaatttgacctgtgagatcgtctcacacaagtttttgccatatttCTTTACGTAgcattaatttatgttttcaTCAAAAGAGATTAGGTTAAGTAAATTTACAATAGCGTTATATCATGAAGTTAGGGCGaaaacttttgtgagacgatctcataagtcgtattttgtgagacggatatcttatttgagtcatcatgaaaaattattattttttatgctaagagtattattttttattgtgaatatcggtagagttgatctgtctcatagataaagatccATGGagttatttttctttaaataaaattcataaaaaggagaggaaaattaaatttcagtttgaaaaataaaacaaatgcaTTTTAACTGTACGAAGCTTaattgtatttttctttttaaatatattgCATAATGATTCATTTTActtctaataatttttaaatgtatttctttaattttaacAACTGATACATGATACGGATAATgagatgttatttttaaaatactaattagaAGATGTATTTAATCATCTATTTGGATCAttcattgaaaaatattattttttatttacaatGTATTTAGATATTCTTAATAGGTAAAAAAATTTGAGTCCCCACCCTTCTAGAAAAAAAGGTAATAAAAATAATGGGATTCTCAACATAATAAACAAGCTTCACTTTTCTTCGTGAAAAAAGGAACAAAAAGTAAATAAAGGCCACAAATAATGACAATAAAACAAGAAAATTCTACCGCAAGGACTATATATTGCTACAGCACCAGCCGCTggttcttttttcctttttaatttcttttttcgTTCTAGTTTTAAACCAACATGGGAATCTGGTCGAAGACTGCTGCTGCATGGCCTCTTTAGATTTACTTTTCTGCGAGATTGCTGATACTTTTGAGTTAGAATCCCGAAAAAATAGCATTGAGCAAAAGGGGTTAGCTCATTCATGATTTATATTAATTGTTGTGCTGCTGCTGGCTGCTTCTTCAGAGTCCTAGCAAGATGTAGTAGACGAGAGTGATCGGGAGGGCGATTAACATCCCGAATATGACCCTGTAACATTAGCAATGCAGATGCGTTAGACATCTCTTGAATTGTTTGGATAATGGATGTGCATTGGTTTTGCAAACAAGCATATTTGTACCGACCCTGTGCTCAATATGTCTGGATGGACGTTGTATTCCTTGGCGAAAACGAAGGGAACTATTCCTTGAGGAAGAGCTGCCTGAACAATTGCAATGTGCAGCAAAACCCCTCGGAGGCCAACAGCAATCGAAGCGGCAGCCATAACAGCTGGCCCTGTCAGGAACCGAATTGCCATGGAGAAGGCAGCAACAGACTTTCCACAAGCAATCATTCTCGGCTGCAATGCCATAAACAGTCCTAGAAATCCCATTTTACATGAGTACTTTGGTCTTTATCATTAACAATCTAGTTGAACGAAAAACAATGCATATATGAACGCTCGTTCTAACGTACCGAGACTGAACATTGCCATTCCAAGACCAGCATCAGATAAAATGGAGATCGACTTGGCAATTATTGCTGGCATCTCAACGTGCCACCTGCGAGAATTACAAATTTTAATGTGTTTACCAACG is drawn from Primulina eburnea isolate SZY01 chromosome 10, ASM2296580v1, whole genome shotgun sequence and contains these coding sequences:
- the LOC140802953 gene encoding uncharacterized protein, which translates into the protein MAIQKTHQKAKSTKPRSPILIFTASITCIALLYLASSLVSTNGFSFSSSRSSQNIVNNPDDRHNMHDKYLYWGSRIDCPGKHCDTCAGLGHQESSLRCAMEEALFLKRTFVLPSRICINPIHNKKGILHQSGDMIAEDKWDANTSAMDSLYDLDLISVTVPVILDNSKSWHHVLTTSMKLGSRGISHVQGVSRTDLRDKSLYSNLLLVNRSANPLSWFMECKDRNNRSSVLLPYSFLPSMAAKKLRDAAEKIKSLLGDYDAIHVRRGDILKTRKDRLGIERTLHPHIDRDTRPEFILCRIAKWVPVGRTIFIASNERTPGFFSPLALRYKLAYSSNYSSLLDPLIENNYQLFMVERLVIMGAKTNIKTYKEEDSDLSLTDDPKKNTKTWQIPVYTKDGEEC